The Streptomyces sp. BHT-5-2 genomic interval GGTCGCGGTGATCGGCTGGCTCGGCCTGCACGCACAGCAGGAACAGCAGGAACAGGGGCGGGGGCAGCAGGCGCCACTGGCAGAGCGCGGGACGCTCGACACCGGGGCCGTCCCGGCGGGCGCGACAGGTTCTGATGCTTCGCCAACTCAGGCTGCGCAAGCAACGGTTGTCGAAGTCATCACGGAGCTCGCGGCCCAGTCCGACACCGTTCCGACCGGCACCGCTCGGACCGGCGCGGCCCCGAGCGCCGTCGTCCCGGCCGACGCGGTCTCGGCCGGGGACGCCGTCCCTGCCGGGGCCGGGTTTCACGGCCTGGTGCGGGACGCCGGCGGCGAGGCGCTGGGCGGTGTCGCCCTCACCCTCATATCGCCGGACGGACGGCAGGTCGGCCGCACGCTCTCCCACCCTGACGGCCGCTACGCGCTGCCCGCCCCGGCCGGCGGTCCGTACGTGCTGATCACCGCCGCCGACGGCCATGAGCCGCAGGCCGCCACGGTCATGGCAGGGGCCGGCCCGGTGGCGTACGGCGTGCGGCTCCCGCGCGCCGTAGGAGCGACCGGCGCCCAGGTGCGGGGCACCGTCCGCGCCGGGAAGGCCGGCGATCCGCTGCCCAACGCCCGACTCACGCTGGTCGACGCCGCCGGGAACGTA includes:
- a CDS encoding collagen binding domain-containing protein, which encodes MRDAGGEALGGVALTLISPDGRQVGRTLSHPDGRYALPAPAGGPYVLITAADGHEPQAATVMAGAGPVAYGVRLPRAVGATGAQVRGTVRAGKAGDPLPNARLTLVDAAGNVVRTTLSDADGAYAFTDLTAGEYSLIASGYPPMASALAVEGRGTDDFHLELAHPAPQ